In Streptomyces sp. 840.1, one DNA window encodes the following:
- a CDS encoding AAA family ATPase: protein MSEPARAVPILPYSRIVGQDELKLALELNFVAPGIGGVLIAGQRGTAKSTVVRAFALMTGGRLPVTLPINATDDRVLGGWELDALMRGEARRQAGLLEEAHVKGLLYIDEVNLLDDHIVNIILDVVSTGVLSVQREGIDTETHVSFGLVGTMNPEEGSLRAQLLDRFGLMVTAAELDIEQRHRMITTVLTFEEELETDGSAWLLAAHEENGRLREQLLAARDRLTEVRLDDDISRLCAEAAARSGAVGQRGDLLVAKAARALAALEGAGRVEPRHVHRVLPLALRHRRPESAHGAEFAWGPDEYGALAGLFG, encoded by the coding sequence ATGAGTGAGCCGGCGCGGGCGGTCCCGATCCTGCCGTACAGCCGAATCGTCGGGCAGGACGAGCTCAAGCTCGCGCTGGAGCTGAACTTCGTCGCCCCGGGAATCGGCGGCGTCCTCATCGCGGGACAGCGCGGCACGGCCAAGTCCACCGTCGTCCGCGCCTTCGCGCTGATGACCGGCGGCCGGCTGCCCGTCACCCTGCCGATCAACGCGACCGACGACCGGGTGCTCGGCGGCTGGGAACTGGACGCGCTGATGCGGGGCGAGGCCAGGAGGCAGGCCGGACTGCTCGAAGAGGCACACGTCAAAGGGCTGTTGTACATCGACGAGGTCAACCTCCTGGACGACCACATCGTCAACATCATCCTGGACGTCGTCTCCACGGGGGTGCTGTCCGTCCAGCGCGAGGGCATCGACACCGAGACCCATGTCTCCTTCGGGCTCGTCGGCACCATGAACCCGGAGGAGGGCAGCCTGCGCGCCCAGTTGCTCGACCGCTTCGGGCTGATGGTCACGGCGGCCGAGCTCGACATCGAGCAGCGGCACCGGATGATCACCACCGTGCTCACTTTCGAGGAAGAGCTCGAAACCGACGGCTCGGCCTGGCTGCTGGCCGCGCACGAGGAGAACGGGCGCCTGCGCGAACAGCTGCTGGCCGCCCGCGACCGGCTCACCGAGGTCCGCCTGGACGACGACATCAGCAGGCTCTGCGCCGAGGCGGCCGCCCGGTCCGGCGCCGTCGGGCAACGCGGCGACCTCCTGGTGGCCAAAGCCGCCCGCGCGCTGGCGGCCCTGGAGGGCGCGGGGCGGGTCGAGCCCCGGCACGTGCACCGGGTGCTGCCGCTCGCGCTGCGCCACCGCAGGCCCGAATCCGCCCACGGAGCGGAGTTCGCCTGGGGGCCCGACGAGTACGGCGCCCTCGCCGGTCTGTTCGGCTGA
- a CDS encoding CU044_2847 family protein produces MAVVVGSVAPGEDGPIPVVVDAEAYTATGAAATDVDSLYGSEETRDAAAAARRAVGAAGDLYGDGLDLARRCASQAMRRLGDLGQGLRPDEIELQVGITFEAGMAAVVKTGAQAQIQVTFRWQPGREERATATVTPS; encoded by the coding sequence ATGGCTGTCGTTGTGGGCTCGGTGGCACCGGGGGAGGACGGCCCGATACCTGTCGTGGTGGACGCCGAGGCGTACACCGCGACCGGGGCGGCCGCCACTGACGTGGACTCCCTGTACGGCAGCGAGGAGACCCGGGACGCCGCGGCGGCGGCCAGGCGCGCGGTGGGGGCGGCCGGCGATCTGTACGGGGACGGCCTCGACCTCGCCCGCCGGTGCGCCTCCCAGGCCATGCGCAGGCTCGGTGACCTGGGGCAGGGGCTGCGGCCCGACGAGATCGAGCTCCAGGTCGGCATCACCTTCGAGGCCGGGATGGCCGCCGTGGTGAAGACCGGTGCGCAGGCGCAGATCCAGGTCACCTTCCGCTGGCAGCCGGGACGCGAGGAGCGCGCCACGGCCACGGTGACGCCTTCATGA